A DNA window from Lepidochelys kempii isolate rLepKem1 chromosome 9, rLepKem1.hap2, whole genome shotgun sequence contains the following coding sequences:
- the SST gene encoding somatostatin produces the protein MLSCRLQCALALLSVALAVSSVSAAPSDPRLRQFLQKSLAAAAGKQELAKYFLAELLSEPNQPDNEALEPEDLSRGTEQDEVRLELERSANPNPALAPRERKAGCKNFFWKTFTSC, from the exons ATGCTGTCCTGCCGTCTCCAGTGCGCCCTAGCCCTGCTCTCCGTCGCCTTGGCGGTGAGTAGCGTCTCCGCGGCGCCCTCGGACCCGAGACTCCGGCAGTTCCTGCAGAAGTCACTGGCTGCGGCAGCGGGGAAACAG gaaCTGGCGAAGTACTTTTTGGCAGAATTGCTCTCAGAACCCAACCAGCCGGACAATGAAGCCCTGGAGCCCGAGGACCTGTCCCGAGGGACAGAGCAGGACGAAGTGAGACTGGAGTTGGAGAGATCGGCTAATCCCAACCCCGCCTTGGCGCCCCGAGAACGCAAAGCCGGCTGCAAGAATTTCTTCTGGAAAACGTTCACATCCTGTTAG